DNA from Triticum aestivum cultivar Chinese Spring chromosome 7D, IWGSC CS RefSeq v2.1, whole genome shotgun sequence:
GCTCACTGAAGTTTCTAGTCGTCGTCGGCCGCGAAGGTCCGGTTGTATGATGTCGATGCCATATAGTGCACCACAAGCTTCGCAACTGTGACAGAGGGGCCAATGGCATTGTTGACAAGGCACACCCTCGCTGCCGCATGGATGGTCTCCAGCGGGTACACCCGCGACGTCACCGTCAACCTCCTGCCCATCACGAAGCTCTCCATGTCCGAGTGTTCCACAAGCACTCTCACTGATAGGGCCTCACTGTTGAACACGGGCACGGTGCTACCCACCACCCGCTTCATGACATCCTTCGGTTGAGAATACAACAACTCGTCATGGCAGAACTGGGTCCGGAGCGCCCAATCGAGCACCTTGGCACGTAGAAGTACACCGTCAGTTGTTTGTTGCCACCGTTGGGGGCAGCGTGGACGAGGAGGCCAAAGGGGACAAGCGCACCATTGGCTGAGGCCCGTTGCTTACTGCAGTTATAGTTGACGTCGGTCTCATTGATGAtggcaatagccaatagcggaagtGTCTACCGAAAGGAGGCCCCGATGTGGAACTGATTGGCTTGGCAGAGACACAGAGATGCGATGGATCCATTGAAGTCGGTGTTATTGAAGCGGAGGGTCTCATTCTCCTCCACCGGCCATTGGAGGAGGTTCGTCTGGGTCTTCTCGTCCAACACCACCGTCCTCGGAATTGTCTCACAGATGTAAGATATGTAAGTCCTCTGATTATGAATGCATATTGATAAGAACTTGAAATAATAAATGATTGGTAATAAGGGTCTTgcaagctccattgatctccattaAAAAAGTGACCACAAAATAGTGTGCGTACCGTAGCTTCCTAGGAGTGGATTTGGGAAGCTTCTACGGACCGGTTTCGTACCGGTTTTAGAAGATTCCATATagtatttctttcttcttctctgtaTTTTCATCGTCTTattttttcttcatatcttcaaatGCATGTCGacatgtatacacattgaacattttttagatACACGGTGAAATCtttcaaatacatgttgaacattttatcCAAATACTTGTTAAACATTTGCCAAATGTACACCAAATATTTTTTACACATGTTGGACTTTTTTCAGATACACACGGAACAACTTTTtcgaatacatgttgaacattttgtcAAATGCACACTAAACATTTTCCAAAATTACGCGTTTTTTACATTGTAAAAACATTTAAAAGAATCGTGAATATTTTTCATGTGATGAACAAAATTTTTTCGgagaaaaacttccaatctattcatcttcaatcagtacagtgaacatcagaaataataaaaaatacatccAGATCCGCAGAcgacctagcaacgactacaagcactgaattAGGCCAAAGgctcgccgccgtcatcgccccttcctCGCCGGAGCCGGTATGGATTTCTTTAGAAATAATACGAATTTTTTAACATTGTATGAACATTTTTTATAAGTGCTGAAATTTTCTAAAAATATTAAGTAaagtattttttcaaaaaaatatatttatgCTCCATTAACATTTTTAAACGCAGGGCAAATGTTTGTTCAAAATTTAAGTTAATTAATTtctggaatatatatatatatatcaatatataataaaagtaaaagtaaaaataaaaataaaataaaagaacaaaagaaaaaccTGTGTACGTGCACTAGCTCATGGGAGTGCTAGTCCCACTTGTGTCGCTTATTTGGCCTGGCCCAGAAGATATGTTCATAGATATGGCTTTAACGGAAATTGCTAATGGATAGCCTAAAACAAGGAAATTGCTAATGGAGCTCGAGCTCCATGCAACCCTTAATTTTAAAATTCAAAAATCAAAATTTAATTTTCAAAAATATCTAAGAAGATACACATATACATATGGATGTTGTATATTACTTGTGTGCAAAGTTTCATGTAAAAATACATTTTTGTGTGTGCTCCACGAAAATGACAAAGTTATGTATTTCTAGCACACATACTATTCACTATAAAAGTACATGATTTTTTTTGTACAGATCACATCGAAACATATTTTGTGATGAATTTCACACACGTCTTGTATACATCTATATGTACTTGTTTATTTATTTTCAGCGTTTTAGAAACTTAAtaagttttttttattttcaaaatttCAACCTGAGAGCAAAGAAACAAAAAAGCACTCTCTCGTTTTAAGAGATATATGCAAGCGCGAAATATTATGAACTCTTTTTGTGATACAGAGGTTCATAACTTAGTTCGATGTATTGTGTAAAAAGAAAAACACTTAAATTCGATGTTATGTTTCTCTCTCATTTATAAATTACGCGTGGCACatgcatcaacacttgatggtcttTGTATGTCTATAAACATTATGAACTTACGAAGGCAGGATTTATACATTACGTGTGGCACATGCACCAACACTTGATGGTCTTTGTATGTCTATAATCATTATGAACTTACGAAGGCAGCGAGTTCTATAAGAAACTAACAATCTAGGTTTGTATTTTTACATGAATCTCCTTTAACACTATGCTCCCTCGCAACAAAGCCTAATGGTGAATCTGGGTGTGTGATGCGTAGAGGGGCCCAcatgtatgtgtctgcattgttgGTTTTGCCTCTTGGGTTCATCCACAGGGTACTCGTGGGGAGAATATCCGGTACTCCCAACCCCTAGGGTGCTCCCGGTGCTCCAGACTCGGTAGCACATTTTTACATgttcgaaaaattctgaaaaaaatccaGCACAtcgacacaacatcaatgtatgctGTCACAAAATTTGAAATTAAAATTCGAAACATAGCTTGAGAAACATAAATGACAAATTCGACAGTAAATAGTACACAACATATGTTGGGCTTTAGATTTAGCCCATTATCACATTGATGTctattttgtcatttttgtatctcgaccaatgttttgaataatcattttgattttttttgacaaCATACATTGGTGTTGTGTCAATGTGTTAGCttctttttttagaattttttgaacatttaaAAATGTGCTACCGAGTTTGGAGCACCGGGAGCACCCTAGCGGTGGGAGTACCAGATATTGTCTCGGTAGTCGTGGTGGCTGGGTGTGCATTGTTGTATACATGGACATGCTTCTCGCTGCATATGATGATGTTTGCTAAAACGTGCAACGTGACACATAACACAATGGCTAAgtgcatccccccccccccccccccacagctgCAGCGATAAAGCACGACATCCAACCCAATAAAATGATACCAAGCCAACACAAATAAAGTCCAAAATGAACCAACCTACCATAATAATCAATAAAAAAAAGACAAACACACCTAACAGAAAAACCGCACAGCAAGGCATGCATAACGCTCCAGTACAGGTACTAGCCGTCGTTATTATGATAGGAGTCATAGTTTGGAGGCAAGTGACCCTCATTACCAGGGGTTGAGATCCTCTGCAGTCCTGTATGGTGCTGTAGTGcggatgacatgtggggccgggtcCACACAGCAGTAACCTTTCTGCATGGTGGACTACTGCAGAGGATCCTAACCTCATTACCACATTAGTATATAGCTTACTGAAGCTACTAGGCGTCGGCGGCCCCGAAAGTCTGTTTGTAAGATGCCGAGGCCATCTCATGAACTACAAGCTTCTCGACGGTGATGGAGGAGCCGGTGGCGTTGTTGAAAAGGTATACCCCCGCTGCCATGTGGATGGCTTCCATCGGGTACACCCGCGACGTGGCCGTCAACCTCCCGCCCATTGCGAAGCTCTCCACAATCGAATGGTCCACGAGCACCCTCACAGATAGAGCCTCGCCGTCGAGCACCGGCACTGTGCTGCCCACCACCCGCTTCATGACATCATTCGCCCGAGACGACAACAACTCGTCATGGCAGAAGTGGGTTCGGAGTGCCCCGTCACGGCCCCTCGATACATAGAAGTAAACCGCGAGTTGTTCGCTGCCACCATTACCAGTAGCGTGGATGAGGAGGCCGAAGGGACCAAGCACACCCATGGTTGAGGCTCCGCCGCTGGTGCTGCAGTTGTAGTTGACGTCAGCCTCGTTGATGATGGCACTAGCGGAAGTGTCAAGGCGAAAGGAGGCCTCGATGTCAAGCTGGGTGGCTTGGCGGAGGCAGAGAGGTATAATGGATCCATTGTGGATAGTGATGACGCCAAAGTCGGTGCTGTTGAAGCGGAGGGTCTCGATCTCCTCCACCGGCCATTGGAGGAGGTTCGTCCGGGTCTTCTCATCCAACTCTACCGTCCTCGGAATCGTCTGCACACATGTAAGATCGGCAAGTCCTCTGATTATGAATGCACATTGTTACCAAGAACTTAAAATGATATAAATGATTGGTAATAAAGGGTCTTGCAATCTGCATTGATTTCCTCCATTAAAAAAGTGACCACACAAACAAAATAGGAATGAATGAAGAAAGTCCCGATTTTGTGTGTTTAGCTTGTTTTCACAAAAGAGAGTAAACCTCCGACCTATGCATAGGTTGATGGACACGACCATTGGTGTGTTTAGTTAGAACCGGACAAATTAAGCTAACCCGTGCCTCAATCACAACGGCCGCCATATTTATGCCAGGCACGTTTTGGCGTTGCTATGGATTATGTTAATCTAGCTTTCCAAGCAAAATTTAATTCTTTTTCTGGTTAGTTAAACCGTCTTTCTCTGTTTTTAAAGCTACTTTCCTACAACACATTATAAAAAAGTTCAGTACATGACAATTTGAGCCATAAGCAGATGGTTCCACATTAAGCTATACTTCTTAATTAGCCATCAAACAAGGAAACGGACATTGATGAGGACTCACCAGAAGAAGATGCAAAaggatgatgaaagtgatgaatAAGTAAATAGTAATAATTTAGCATCAAGCACGTACTAGCATCTTAAGCAGGTTGCATTTTGCACACCAGAGAAGACCGATTACACTCATGCATTTATCGACATATATAACAAAAGCATTTCAGTCTCCAAGAGGAGATCCATGTTCTATTTACTTTATTTACCTAGCTTTGTAGGGCGAGCCCATGTTTTTAATTTCTCATTTTCACTAACAAATTTGTGGCATATAACGCTGaaagtatatgtttagaaacttcGTTTGAATACAAATCAAATGATAGGCTTTCGATGACATGTCGCACTAGCTTCCTTAGTCAAATTAAGTATCCACAAACCTGTGCAGCCGAACAAacaggatggagggagtatgagcaTGCCTAATGAAGGAATGAAACTAATGGTTGATGGTAAACACAAGTAAAAAGGAATCGTATCGATGCAGATTAACTGTACCTGGACGGAAGCCCATCCCTTGGCAACGTTGGCACTCAAGGAGTCGGTCTCGCCGACATAGGCCCACATCACGCGCCGCCGTTTCACCGGGTCGTAGAAAGACGTGGCAGCGAAAAACTTTCCCCAGTCATACCTCAGCCCGATCCCCACGTCCAGCTCTGGGTCCAGTGGTGTCCATGTGTTGGTCGCCGCATCATACCTCCCAAGCGCGTAGTAGTCATGCCGTTCATCGTCCATGCTCGCCTTCAACACGTACAGGGCCTCCTCAGAGGAGTTGTTGCCGCCGCCGACCTGGTAGAAGTCGACGCACTCCCACATGCCAGTGCCCTCGACGCGGTGGAGCACCCTCGGGATGAGCTCGTACCTGATGAAGTCTTTGGTTTTGTACATCAAGGCGATGCCGGCATGGCCGTTGTCGTCCTTGGAGCCGATGAGGGTGCGCCATGTCAGGTCAGACTGGTCAAACCAGGCGGTGGTGGGGTCGCGGAAGTCTTGGAGGCCGATGCCGGGGGGCGGGAGGATGACGGGGTTGGCAGGATGCTTGGTCCAGTTGACAAGGAGAGGGTCATCTGGGTCGGCGGGAAGGGCGAGGCACTGGACCTGAGCGGAGGTGTCGGTTTTCCCCGTGTAGAGCACAATGACCGTGCCGTTGGGGAGTATGGTGGCGGAGCCCGTCAAGACGCCGTGGATGTCGTACCACTGGTCGGGCACCATGGCGAGGGGAAGGTGGCGCCAGTGGACCAGGTCCCGCGACACCGCGTGGCCCCAGGTGATGTTGCCCCAGACGACGCCCGTGGGGTTGTACTGGTAGAAGAAGTGGTACCGTCCACGGTAGTACATGGGAGCTGCATGTTGTGTTCCAGTTAAGCACATAgagatttctcaaaaaaagaaaaaaaaaagagttaAAGCACATAGAGACAGACGGACGGCTGGGCAGCGAGCTAGTGACGGACGCACTCACCGTTGGGatctgcatgcatgcgtgcgtgtcgcCACAGTACGTAGCCATGTCAGCCATCATCAATCAACAAGGAAAAGGCGGTCAGTTTCTCTCTCCGTGCATGGAGAAAGAAGATACGGGATCTCAAAATTCAACCATTCAACCATTACATACCGTTCATGTAGTTCTTCTCGGGCTGGAAATGGAACCCGGTGCGCTGCCACTGCAGCATCTCGTTGCTCCACGGGAACCCGTCGGCATCGGCGCCGGCGGAGACCATGATGTTCTGCTCCGCTCGTGTCTCCCCAGGCGTCTCCTCGGACAACACGCTGGCCCTTGGGAGAAGCGCGTGGGTGACGAAGAGCGCCACCATGGCCACGGCGCCCAGCACGACGGTGCACTCGcgccacctccgccgcccgccgctctGCTGGTACAGCAGCCCCCCGTACGCGAACGGGACCGGCGGCGTGTCCGGGACGGCGCAGGGTGACTTCACGGCCACGGTCGCCGTTCCGGAGCTCAGGAGGAAATCTTTTGATCGGGTCGTCCTGCGGTCTCGAGGAGCCATTTTTGTGCTGTATCGCGTGTTCCTTCTGTTCTCAAGAACGTTACCACTATACTATTAAATcggacacacacatatatatacatagtATGTATATATTTTCTGTGtatattttttttgtgaaattacaTACTATGTATGTGGAGGCTTTAGAACAAGAGCGGCAAGAATTTGAGACATCTATCGGTTGCCTCGGGATTATCGATATTGACCGCGCACGTGACGACGAAAATGACGTTGACAAATGACCACGGCGAAGGTAGGAAGGCATTTCTAGCGACTTCGGCACCAGCTCCTGCTATTCCTCCCGGCTTGACGCCATAAGGGAGGCAGTCAAGTGTCCATCAAGGGCCTGCAAACCTATCCACGAACGATGAGTTGCTGCGGCGAGGCCTCCATCCCAAGTAGTTCATCCCCGGCGATAGAGGTCTTTGATCTTGGTGATGCTTTTAGGCAGGGTATAATTACAATCTATCATGATGATATGGGGTCCTTGCTGTAAACTGCTTGGACTaggttgcagtttttactttctATAGGGTATTTTTGTAAAAAGTATTTTTACGCTTGTCTAATGGATTCTGGCTCCTTCGGGACCCAACCCCGTTAAAAAGATATATGGAAGGGAGATGAAGAGAGacaagagaggagggggaggtagGTAGTGGGAGACAATAGAGTTATTAAGATGATGTGTGCCTTATATAGAAGAGAACAAGAGAGAGTACTAACCTCGCCGCTGAAGACTAGCGAGTGGTTCCAACCTCATTTATCACAACATCCAACACTCCAAGTAAAGAGTACAACAAAGCTGACAAATGCAAATACATGACAACGAGTGTATGAAATAGAGAGATATAGAGAGGGGGAGGAGGTGTTTGCTTCACTCTGTCGGCAGGGATGTCCTGAGCCATGGTAACTGCTACCCTACTCGACAAATGCAAACGTAGTCGGTAACTGCTACACAATATGTTAAACAACATATTATTAAAAAATTTCTTTCATAATACCCTAGTCATCAATCCATGCGGACTAGCTTAATCTCATGTAAAGCGTTTATGCAAGAAGTAAGTTTTGTTAGATTTAGGACGTGTTGTTCGATAGCTACAAAGTTTACATGGATGATCTGTGCACAATATAAGTGAACTTTTTTTAACTTGCATCTTCCATAGAGGACCCCAGAACAAAACTAGAAATGCAATACGATCCAGGTAAACGGTACCCGCGGAAGACCAGAGCGGTTGCCACCGAGGATGAACAACTTGGGGGCGGCAGATCCGCTTCGCCATCTCCACCGGAGCACCTACCGAAGCTCGCAAAAGCTTGACCGGAACTGGATTGCCACCCATCTGGAAATGACAGATCGGGATGAAAGAATGGAGCCAACAAATCTCCGGAAGTTCGCCCTTTAATTTGACCAGAAGAAGTAAACCAGTGACAGAGGCCGGCATGTAAACGATCTATGTCATAACTCCACTCCAAGCACGCCTGTTGATGATCTCGATGATCAAAATCTTAGTGGTAGCATAATTGGAGACTGATGTGGCATCCACTCACCTCCTCTTCCTCTACCTCGGCGGCATGAAGAGAGTTGTGGGGGAAAGATCAAAAGCTCTAGATCCATGGTGAAAACATACTTACTCATGATGTAGGTAGTG
Protein-coding regions in this window:
- the LOC123166347 gene encoding sucrose:sucrose 1-fructosyltransferase-like, with amino-acid sequence MAPRDRRTTRSKDFLLSSGTATVAVKSPCAVPDTPPVPFAYGGLLYQQSGGRRRWRECTVVLGAVAMVALFVTHALLPRASVLSEETPGETRAEQNIMVSAGADADGFPWSNEMLQWQRTGFHFQPEKNYMNDPNAPMYYRGRYHFFYQYNPTGVVWGNITWGHAVSRDLVHWRHLPLAMVPDQWYDIHGVLTGSATILPNGTVIVLYTGKTDTSAQVQCLALPADPDDPLLVNWTKHPANPVILPPPGIGLQDFRDPTTAWFDQSDLTWRTLIGSKDDNGHAGIALMYKTKDFIRYELIPRVLHRVEGTGMWECVDFYQVGGGNNSSEEALYVLKASMDDERHDYYALGRYDAATNTWTPLDPELDVGIGLRYDWGKFFAATSFYDPVKRRRVMWAYVGETDSLSANVAKGWASVQTIPRTVELDEKTRTNLLQWPVEEIETLRFNSTDFGVITIHNGSIIPLCLRQATQLDIEASFRLDTSASAIINEADVNYNCSTSGGASTMGVLGPFGLLIHATGNGGSEQLAVYFYVSRGRDGALRTHFCHDELLSSRANDVMKRVVGSTVPVLDGEALSVRVLVDHSIVESFAMGGRLTATSRVYPMEAIHMAAGVYLFNNATGSSITVEKLVVHEMASASYKQTFGAADA